GGCCTCCCGCGCGTCGGGGTCGAACGGCGCCAGCAGCCGCACGGCGTCGGAGACGAGCGCCTCGACGACATCGGCGGGCATGCCGGCGTCGAGCAGCTGCGCCGACACCTGCTCCCAGTCTCCGGTCGCGACCTGGCGGGCCGCGACCTCGACGGAGCCGGCGGCGGACACGAGGTCGATGCCCTCGAACCCGTCGCGGACGGCGGGCGTCGTCCCGTCTGCCTCGACCATGGCGTCGCCGAGGACGTCGGCGAACGGGCTGGCCTGCTCGATGAACGAGCGCATGACCGGGCCGTCGGCGTCGACGCCCAGGTCGAGGTCGGAGTCCATCTCGAGCTCGGGCTCCTGGGCCGTGTCGTAGGCGTCGAACACGCTGCGCGCGGGGACGGACTGCATGGGCGCGCCCGCCTGGGCCTCGACCTCGATGCAGCGCTTGCCGAAGAAGCCGGCGAAGCCGCCGGTCACGCCCTCGCGCCGGCGCGTGATCACGGCGCCTGCGCCCAGGTCGGCGCGGATCTGGGGAAGCAGCTCCTCGAGGGACGCGCCCTGATAGGTGCGGGTCTCAGGCATGGTGTGCAGTACGGGCGGTGCCCTACCCCGCCACGACCCCGGTGGACTCGACACGGATCCCCGGAAGGATCTCATTGTAGGACACGACCGGCAATTGCGGCAATGCCTGCTCGATCAGGCGCCGCAGATGGCGGCGGATGCGGCCGGAGCACAGGAGCACCGGCCGCAGGCCCATGCCCGTCGCCTGTTCGACCTCGCCGCTCAGGAGGCGCACGACGGTCTGTGCGCGGGCGGGATCCATGGCCAGGTACTCGCCGTCGCGCGTCTGGGTGACCGATTCGGCGATCTCCTGCTCCAGGTTCGGGTCGAGCGAGATTGCCTGCAGAGACTTGCTCGCGTCGAGGTAGTTCAGCGTGATGGAGCGCGCCAGCGCCTGGCGGGCGTACTCGGCCAGGATGGCGGGGTCGCGCGTCGAGGCGGCGCGGTCGCCGATCGACTCGAGGATCGTGCCCAGATCGCGGATCGAGACGTTCTCGCGCAGCAGGTGCTGGAGGACGCGCTGCACCTCGCCGACGCCGAGCTTCTCGGGCACGACCTCCTCGACGGCGGCGGCGTTCTGCTCCTTCAGCGCGTCGATCAGCTTCTTCGTCTCCTGGCGGGTCAGCAGCTCGTCGACGTGGCGGCGGATCGTCTCGGTGAGATGGGTGACGATCATCGACTCTGCGTCCACGACGGTGTAGCCGAGCGCCTCGGCTTCGGCGCGGTGGTTCTCGTCGATCCACACGGCCGGCAGTCCGAAGGCCGGCTCGACGGTGGGGATGCCGGACACGCCGGGCGTCGCGTCGCCCGGGTCCATCGCCAGGCGATGGCCGGGGATGACGCGGCCGCGGGCCACCTCGGCGCCGCGCACCTTGACGGCGTACTCGTGGGAGTCGAGGCCGACGTCGTCGTGGATGCGCACCGGCGCGATGACCATGCCGAGCTCGGAGGCGATCTGGCGGCGGACGACGCCGACGCGGCCGAGCAGCGAGCCGCCGGACTTCGCGTCGACCATCGGCACCAGGCCGAAGCCGATCGTGAGCTCGAGCGGGTCGATCTGGAGGGCGCCGACGGCGGCGTCGCCGGGCGAGGCGGCCGGAGCGGGCAGGGCGTCCTGCGCGGCCTTCGTCGCCGCGGTCGTCTTCGCGTGCGCGACCATGGCCCGGCCGAGCAGGAAGAAGATCGTGCCGATGGTGAGGAAGGGGATGATCGGCATGCCCGGCACGAGGCCCATCGCGGCGATGATGCCGCCGGCGATCATCGGCGCCCGCGGCTGGCGCAGGATCTGGGCCGAGATGTCGGAGCCGAGGTCGGCCTCGCTGCCCGAGCGGGTGACGATGATGCCCATCGCGGTCGAGATCAGGAGCGCCGGGATCTGGGCGGCCAGACCGTCGCCGATCGTCAGGATGGGGAACTGGTGGGCGGCGTCCGAGAACGACATGCCGCGCTGGAGCAGGCCGACGCCGATGCCGCCGAGCAGGTTGATGGCCACGATCAGGATGCCGGCCATCGCGTCGCCCTTGACGAACTTTGAGGCGCCGTCCATCGCGCCATAGAAGTCCGCCTCGCGCGCGATCTGCTCGCGCCGCTCGCGGGCCTGCTGGTCGGTGATCTGGCCTGCGTTCAGGTCGGCGTCGATCGCCATCTGCTTGCCGGGCATGGCGTCCAGGGTGAAGCGGGCGGCGACCTCGGCCACGCGGCCGGCGCCGTTCGTGATCACGACGAACTGGATCACGACCAGGATCAGGAACACCACCATCCCCACGAGCACGTTCCCGCCGACGACGAACGAGCCGAAGGCGTGGATCACGTTGCCCGCGTCGCCGTGCAGCAGCACGAGCCGGGTGACGCTGATGTTGATCCCGAGCCGGAAGAGCGTCGTCAGCAGCAGCAGCGACGGGAACGCGGCGAAGTCGAGCGCGCGCGGCACGTACATCGTCGTGATCAGGATCATCAGCGCGCCGGAGATGTTGACCGTGATGAAGATGTCGATCAGCGCGCTCGGCAGCGGCACGAGCATCATCGCGACCACGACGACGACGCCGACCGCGGCCAGCAGGTCGTTGTGACGCAGGAGGATCCGGAGGCCGCCGCCCATGGCTCAGCGACCCATCTCGGTGGGGAGGGATCCGGTCGGTCCCGGCAGGCGGCCGCGGGGGGAGCGGCGGCGAAGCGAAGGGCATTCGATTCGCATTCGGGGACCCTCATCGGCGTTC
This region of Gaiellales bacterium genomic DNA includes:
- the flhA gene encoding flagellar biosynthesis protein FlhA, which translates into the protein MGGGLRILLRHNDLLAAVGVVVVVAMMLVPLPSALIDIFITVNISGALMILITTMYVPRALDFAAFPSLLLLTTLFRLGINISVTRLVLLHGDAGNVIHAFGSFVVGGNVLVGMVVFLILVVIQFVVITNGAGRVAEVAARFTLDAMPGKQMAIDADLNAGQITDQQARERREQIAREADFYGAMDGASKFVKGDAMAGILIVAINLLGGIGVGLLQRGMSFSDAAHQFPILTIGDGLAAQIPALLISTAMGIIVTRSGSEADLGSDISAQILRQPRAPMIAGGIIAAMGLVPGMPIIPFLTIGTIFFLLGRAMVAHAKTTAATKAAQDALPAPAASPGDAAVGALQIDPLELTIGFGLVPMVDAKSGGSLLGRVGVVRRQIASELGMVIAPVRIHDDVGLDSHEYAVKVRGAEVARGRVIPGHRLAMDPGDATPGVSGIPTVEPAFGLPAVWIDENHRAEAEALGYTVVDAESMIVTHLTETIRRHVDELLTRQETKKLIDALKEQNAAAVEEVVPEKLGVGEVQRVLQHLLRENVSIRDLGTILESIGDRAASTRDPAILAEYARQALARSITLNYLDASKSLQAISLDPNLEQEIAESVTQTRDGEYLAMDPARAQTVVRLLSGEVEQATGMGLRPVLLCSGRIRRHLRRLIEQALPQLPVVSYNEILPGIRVESTGVVAG